One Oncorhynchus nerka isolate Pitt River unplaced genomic scaffold, Oner_Uvic_2.0 unplaced_scaffold_1185, whole genome shotgun sequence DNA segment encodes these proteins:
- the LOC115122606 gene encoding ATP-dependent RNA helicase DDX39A-like, whose amino-acid sequence MAENDAENELLDYEEDEEPQGAPETTAPAGKKEVKGSYVSIHSSGFRDFLLKPELLRAIVDCGFEHPSEVQHECIPQAILGMDILCQAKSGMGKTAVFVLATLQQIEPVDGQVSVLVMCHTRELAFQISKEYERFSKYMPTVKAAVFFGGLSIKKDEDVLKKNCPHIVVGTPGRILALIRNKTLNLKNVKHFVLDECDKMLEQLDMRRDVQDIFRLTPHEKQCMMFSATLSKEIRPVCRKFMQDPMEVFVDDETKLTLHGLQQYYCKLKDSEKNRKLFDLLDVLEFNQVVIFVKSVQRCVALSQLLVEQNFPAIAIHRGMAQEERLSRYQQFKDFQRRILVATNLFGRGMDIERVNIVFNYDMPEDSDTYLHRVARAGRFGTKGLAVTFVSDETDAKTLNDVQDRFEVNVAELPEEIDISTYIEQSR is encoded by the exons ATGGCTGAGAATGACGCTGAGAATGAGCTGCTGGACTATGAAGAGGACGAGGAGCCCCAGGGAGCCCCAGAGACCACTGCCCCAGCAGGCAAGAAGGAGGTGAAGGGCTCCTATGTCTCCATCCACAGCTCTGGTTTCAGAGACTTCCTGCTCAAACCAGAGCTGCTCCGTGCGATTGTCGACTGTGGCTTTGAGCATCCGTCTGAAG TTCAACATGAGTGCATCCCTCAGGCCATCCTGGGCATGGACATCCTGTGCCAGGCTAAGTCTGGTATGGGCAAGACTGCAGTGTTTGTTCTTGCCACACTACAGCAGATCGAGCCTGTGGATGGACAG GTGTCAGTTCTCGTAATGTGCCACACACGAGAGCTGGCCTTCCAGATCAGCAAAGAGTACGAGCGCTTCTCCAAGTACATGCCCACAGTCAAGGCAGCCGTGTTCTTTGGGGGCCTGTCTATCAAGAAGGATGAGGATGTGCTGAAGAAGAACTGCCCTCACATTGTGGTGGGAACCCCTGGCCGAATCCTGGCCCTCATCCGCAACAAGACCCTCAACCTAAAGAACGTCAAGCACTTTGTCCTGGATGAATGTGACAAGATGCTGGAACAGTTGG ACATGAGGCGTGACGTACAGGACATCTTCAGGCTAACACCACATGAGAAGCAGTGCATGATGTTCAGCGCCACCCTCAGCAAGGAGATTCGACCGGTCTGCCGCAAGTTCATGCAGGAT CCCATGGAGGTGTTTGTAGATGATGAAACCAAGCTGACGCTGCACGGTCTGCAGCAGTACTACTGCAAGCTGAAGGACAGCGAGAAGAACCGCAAGCTCTTTGACCTGCTTGATGTGCTGGAGTTCAACCAG GTGGTGATCTTTGTGAAGTCAGTGCAGCGCTGTGTGGCGCTTTCTCAGCTACTGGTGGAACAGAACTTCCCTGCCATTGCCATCCACAGGGGCATGGCTCAGGAGGAGAG GCTGTCCCGGTACCAGCAGTTCAAGGACTTCCAAAGGCGGATCTTGGTGGCCACCAACCTGTTTGGCCGAGGGATGGATATTGAGCGGGTCAATATTGTCTTCAATTACGACATGCCTGAGGACTCGGACACATACTTACACAGG GTGGCCCGTGCTGGGCGGTTTGGAACCAAGGGTCTGGCTGTGACCTTTGTGTCAGACGAGACAGATGCCAAGACTTTGAATGACGTGCAGGACCGCTTTGAGGTCAATGTGGCTGAGCTGCCAGAAGAGATCGACATTTCCACTTACA TTGAGCAGTCCAGATGA